In the genome of Lactuca sativa cultivar Salinas chromosome 3, Lsat_Salinas_v11, whole genome shotgun sequence, the window aaaaaaaaaaaaaaaaaaaacttaaaaatatatatgtaaaaaatgaaaaaaaataaattttcagaaatacgtaaaaatacttaaaaaataaatataaatacctaaaaaatacgtttatacattttataattttttttagaaaatctaTAAAAGGTATCATTATTTTGGGAAAAATTAACGCTGTGGTCCCATTACTGAACATGTCAAAAGAGCCTAAAATAAAGATATTTGTCAGCTTCTTTGGTGGTTCGATAAAAAAATTTGGGACTTAATCGTTGATTTTCTCAAAATCATGAGAATTATCTATAGATTTCCCTTTTAATTTGGTTACATTAGTCCCAAATCAAATATATTGGCTTTCTTTATACGCCTTGTACTCAAATATTTACTTTACTAGTTTTGCCAAACTCTCACTAGTTGGCTATTTTTGCATTTAGGTCAATCACAAATTGTTTCAACTCTTTTGCGTAAACTGAGCACAGGACATGTGCCAGTGTTTGATTTTCATAGAAATAAGCCTTTATCATTGCTTTTTCAACCACATGTATAATGTACTGAAGGGATTTAAAGTCTCTTTCATGCTTGAAACTCTGTTATTTTCCCTGTATTAGATCATCAATATGCGTGTtgtgataaaattttcatttggcTAATTTTCATCTTCCTTTTTTATAGGCAGATACTAAACCTACAGTATAAGATTAGGTCATCCGAAAAATATTACCGTATGATTGGCTTGGGTTATTACAAGATACAGAAGATGTACGAATAAGTAACACTACAACATTCTTAAAAAAAATCTTGTGTTGAGAATACAtaaaatatatgaataagtaaCACTCAAtcacataaactgaaaataaaatCACATCAAGGGAAAGCAGCAGAGTCCAGCATCCCTATTATCAGTTTAAAGAGCATACAGTAGTTACACACTTAACAATGTTcttgttttcttttttctttttttttttttacagtaaTACAATACGGTCTTCTTTATGTTAGTGTTAAGATTCTTCAACATGTAAGTCATAAGAAGCTCGTATTAAGAGTTAACAGGAATTGTAATTGAAACCTTCTGTATATGTTTTGCAACACCTGGCCTACTGAAATATGTatttgaatttggatttgtctGACATAAAATGCATAATATTTTTTAGAGaaaattacacggatggtccctgtggttagggGTTActtgcacgcttggtccctagAAAGTAtttttaactcggaccgtccctaaAACTTAGATTTGTTACCCGCCCAGTCCCTAAACTAACTAGCCGTCTATTTTGCTGTTAAACCATGATGAAAAGACATATTTACCCTTActtttatatgtttataattattcttgaaaatgaaaaatattcCACCCCAAAATATACCCCACAGACCCACACTCCATAACCTAAAATTGATCGGCGTCGTATCCTCCTCTCAGCACCTCCCTTCCACCTACTGTTACCGGCTGCCAGAGACTCTCCGTAACTGGCCATATCATCACCACCAAAACTCCCCTCCTACTGCCCTATCCCCAATCTCGTCACCATCTTCACATCAGCCTTTCAAATAATTAACCAATTATTAGCCGAAAAGGATTATTAAACTAGATTTATCAAGATTTGATGGCTTACAAGTTACAGCTTACCTGAGAAGCAGTGATACCCTGAGTTTCATGTAATGAACCACCTTCAATAACTTCGTTTTCATGTAACATCTCGATTTCCTCGATAGGCCATTGTAGGAGCTGCTTCTGGTTTTTGTCTAGCCAAATACTCCTCAGAAATGACTGCATGTATAGGTgagttaatgatcttatatatAATTAAGGAGATAAGTGAAATTATTGAATCTTTGATTACTTGAACTCCGACCCATCCTTTAGCGATGACAGCAGCTTCAGAATCAGTCTCGTGCACCCAACCCATAATTATCCTTCGCTTTTTCACAGGATCGAAGAACGATTTGGAAGTGTAGTACCTCCCATAATCAAGCCTTAAACTGCCGAGTGTTAGTAATCTCCGTTTCCCCTTCGTGCTAGGGTTTATGACAGATGTATCGACCCCATTCGTGCTATCAACCCACACCGGAAAGAAATCAGGGCATTCCCATATTCCTGTTCTTAGAAATTGATGAAGTGGGGAATCATGTTTACTCCAATTAACAAGATCGTCGGGTCTCTGAAGTCACCCGGTTGAGATATGGATTGCCGACATGTTTACTCCAATCATGTTTACTCCATTTTTTGAGATATGGATCGGATAAGTCCTTTAGAACGGCCAAATTCTGGACTTGGCTGTTTTCTGAGTCGATTCCGATGTATAGCATAATAGGCTTGTTTCCGGGGAGGATGGTGACGGAGTCAAACCATCAGCCATTGATGTGGAAGGGAAGAAGTGAGAAGAAGAAATCGAGAAAAACAATGAACGAGGTGGGTTTTAGAGACTTGAAAtggtgaaatgacaaaaatacccccatTATGTGGGTTACTAACACCTAAACAAACGGAAATATTATGAGAGGGACTGGGCGGGTAACAAATCTAAGTTttagggacggtccgagttaaaaaaactttctagggaccaagcgtgcaagTGACCACAAATCATagggaccatccgtgtaattttCTCTATTTTTTATGTTGTGAAAATTTAATTTACCAATGTTATTTTGCTACTTTTTACATGTATTGGAAATCCAAGTGATGGAAAAAGTTGCTAAATTTCACCTGAAAAGATAACTAATACAAATCCGTTGCTAAACTACAGTCAAAACTTGTGCAGCTACATTTCTAGAAGGATTGCAATTTTCATTGACTTATTTATCTACTACATAATGACATAAGAAAACATATCCGGAGTATCATAACAAGAAGGAATGTTAATGCTGATATAAGAAAACGTATCAGTAGTATCTTAACAAGAAGGCATCTAATTGCATAAATATCATAGGGTGCATCATAGTAAActacaaaaaaaataaagaatattgAAAGTACACTATATTAGGCCTTCATCAACAGATTTGAAACTTGGTGCATTGTTGGCCTTTCATGTGGATTGGAGTTCAAACATGCTCTGGAGACTCTCAATACTAACATAACATCTTTCTCAACTTGGGATGAAGGAGGTGGTATCCGACTGTCTCCCACATTTGCTAACACCAGATGATCATCTGATAATGTTGGTAAAGATGTTATGAGTTCCCCAGGATGCTTTCCCATGACCACTTCTAGTGCAACAACTCCAAAGCTATACACATCACATTTCTCATTTGCCACCATCGTATAAGCAAGCTCTACATCCAAAAAAAcataagaaaaaaacaaaaaagctaTATCAACCTCACATGATTCTAACGTAGATACATATTTATGTACATCGTGAAACTTAAGAATATGTAGAACTACAATCACAAGATTATGTTACCTGGAGCGATATAACCATAGGTTCCTGCTACTGCAGTCCAGTTTGATGAGTCTAGCTTTAAAAGCTTGGATGTGCCAAAATCAGAAATGCGTGCCTCATAATCAGAATCGAGAAGGATGTTGGATATGGAAATGTCTCTATGCACTATAGGCGGTGAACAATCGTGATGCATATAAGCCAAACCATTAGCAACGCCCTTTACAATATTGACCCTTGTTAACCAATCCAATTCTTTTGCTAATACATCACTTTTTAATATTGATCCAAGGCTGCCATTTTCAAGGTATTCATAAATCAAAATTGAGTTGCGGGCATGGGAGCAATATCCATAAAGTTTCACTATGTTTCGGTGCCTTATGTTCGTTAATGCCCGTACCTCATTAAGGAAACCACTATGATCAACATTCTCGGATGATGAATGAAGTTTCTTGACAGCAACCACATTGTCAGGTTGTAGCTTAGCCTTGTAAACAATACCGTATCCTCCGGTCCCTATACAGTAGTCTTCATTGAAATCATTTGTTGCCTTCAAGATATCATCATACACTACTTTACCGTCAAAACTTGTAATATGGAAATAATCACCACTTTCTTCTTCCAATGGTTTACGTGGAGACTTTTTCCATCGTTGTCGATAAGCAATGAGGCCATACGTGAATAAACAAAGTAAAACTACCCCTATAAGGGGGAGCATGATTACAAGGATGAGCTTCTGACGAAAGGGATCGTTTTTCTTCTTCGTAATTTGACTTGTACAAAGTTTCACTCCCGTAACATTTCCACACAAACCTGGATTACCTTGGACGGACGCATTCAACAAGTTGGGGCTCGGTGGAACCGGACCTGTGAGCTCATTGTAAGACAGGTCGATATCAATTCCGCCATGCAAATTTGTAAAAGTATTAGGAATAGAACCAGATAGTCTATTGTGGGAAAGATCCAATTTCTGCAAAGTTTGTAAACTTTGAACTTCAGATGGTATCTCTTGTGTGAACAAATTCCGAGATAAATCAAGTTTCTCAAGATGAACTAATTTACCAATCTCGGACGGGATTTTTCCACCGAGCTTGTTATTACTAAGATTCATGTAATTGATTTGTGCCCATTGACCAATACTTCTTGTTATCGACCCATTCAATCTGTTTGTGGACAGATCTAGTACAAGGAGTTCATGGAATGATCCAAGCTCCAGAGGTATAATGCCTGAAAGTTGGTTATTAGACAAGTACAAATTCAGCATACTTTTCATCTTCCCAAATTCCTTAGGGATTTCACCTACCAACTGattagaagaaagatcaagccTTTGTAATCGCGTTGAATTTGCAAACTCTGGTGGTATGCTACCTCTAAGTTTATTGTTGCTAATGTCAAGATCAGTGAGAGACTTCAAATTTCCAAGTCCAGTAGGAATGGGACCAGATAATCTATTCACATCTAGGTACAGAATCTGTAGGTTACTCAGGTTTGATAGAGATAAAGGAATAGAACCACTAAGTTGATTCTTACTTATTACAAGATCAGTGAGAGACTTCAAATTCCCAAGTTCATTAGGAATGAGACCAGAAAAATTATTCCTTTGTAGGAACATACACTCTAGGTTACTGAGGTTTTCTAGGGAGGAAGGAATAGAACCATTTAGTAGATTTTGGCTCACTTGGAAATTAGTGAGAGCCTTCAAATTCCCAAGTTCAATAGGAATTGGACCAGATAATTCATTTTGATCAAGGAACAGAAATTGTAGGTTGCTCAGATTTCCAATTGATGAAGGAATAGAACCACTAAGTGTATTGTTGCTTACCAGAAGCCTAGTGAGAGACTTCAATTTCCCAAGTTCAATAGGAATTGGACCAGATAACTTATTATGAGCCACGTTAAGACGATTTAGGTTGCTCAGGTTTGCTAGTGATGAAGGAATGTAACCACTAAGTTGATTCATGGCCATCACCAGAATAGTGAGAGATTTCAAATTCCCAAGTTCATTAGGAATGGGACCAAATAAATTGTTCTCAGCTACGTACAGAGATTGTAGGTTGCTCAGATTTCCTAGTGATGAAGGAATGAGACCAGAGAGCTGATTTTGGTACAAAGAAAGGACATTTAAAGATGTCAAAGCACCCAATGATGAAGGAATTGAGCTAGATAGATTGTTTGAGTATAAGTATAGGAACTCAAGTGAGACCATGCTTCCAATTTCAGGTGGGATTTCACCAGAAAACTGATTCTGTGAAAAATCAAGATAGATAAGTTTGGAGAGGAGTCGGATTTGTGGTGGGATAGGGCCAAAGAAGCTGTTTACCCTGAGATCAAAATGTGTAAGATTTTGTAGCAAAAAGAATGAAATTTCTTGAAGCGTGCCTCTTAACCCAGAAGACGTGAGATTCAACTTCTGAATGCTCTCATCAGCATTGCAAACTACTCCAAACCACGAAGTGCATGGGATCGATGCACTGGAATTCATAGGGAGAGGAATCCATGAAGAAAGCAAGGAGTTGTTTGGGACTTGAAGGGTTTCTTTCCATTTAAGAAGAGCATCGCCTTCCTCCACAGAAGCAGAAGCAAAATTTGGAACAGGCGAGAGTACTGTAATGAATAGTAGAGTTAGAGAGAAAAATAAAAAGTATGAAGAAGACATTATTTGctttgcactgttgtgttttgaaAAATGATGGTTTGAGTATTCAACTTTATACTTGAGCTACCCTTTTGTTCTTGGTTATTTCATTTCGTCTTATTCTAAAAAGAAAATTATGACAATTTCATATTTTTCCACAATGAGTGTCTTTTATGTAGAAGTTAAATGCCATACTTTTCTGTAAAGGACTTATTACATTTTGAATTGTATTGCTCATGACAATATAGCTAGGAAGGAACGTtagaaaataaatttaaaatagttagacatgatttttttttcagataaattttagttcaagttTCACTTGGTGTGTCTTTTACTTCAGAATTAAATTATGCAACACATACTAATATTTAGAAGATTCTCAGGTCCAAACTGTGTTAATTAGTTAATGGATTAATAGATCTAAATTATGTAACTTATACcagtattaattaatttagacgATTAGCATGTCTGTGCGAAGAGAAATTAAATTTTCTTCTATATTTTTTTCAACTCATGAAAAACCGTGACAAGTGTTACATAGATAAATaggaaaaaaagtaaaaatatattatatttctCTTGTTTGAATGAGTCAGTTATATGAATGATTCAACGGAGATACGGTCAATAGTAGTGGCCTTTTAAGAAAATCTAAAGATTGAATTAAGCTGATGATGCATTCCTTGAACGTGTGAACCCCATAACATAAGATAAATATGAggataattaaatataaagagATGTCACATTTCCCTGCATTTATTTATTTGGTTCTTTGAAAAGTGTCGAGAACATCACATACTTACTTTGACCAAAAATgaagataattaaataaaatatgagtAACATTAAATAAAGGGATATAGCCTCACAAAAAtgatcatatttttttaaaagattttgacaaaattgtaaaaaaatgaTCTTTGTGGTTGATAAAAATATATGGTTTTGGTCCAGAAACCGGTGGCAGAGTTACTACAGTGGTTGCCGGATGCCCAGCCACCCCCAACATTTTTAGTGTACTAATTAGATAAGCCCATTATCGCCCCtcctttgatttaataattaaattatatattactCAAATTACCAATGATCTAATTACCAAACTTAAAAAGACAGGCAACTTTTTTATTTGTTGCTACTTGGCTACTGTACTACAATATCTTTTCCACTTAAAATATATTCTccatttaaaaaacaaaatatgttttttaattttcttgtgtattcaataatatttttaatttccattaactatattattataaATGGTATTTTGTTTCATATATCGATAATGACTATATCACGAGTATAATTCATTTGATGAACATATGTATCTATAATTAAGATAACTTTTAATATTAGCATGTTAACTGAGAATTATAAATCAATGTTTACTGtcatttgaaaacttttcaaaatgtCATTTTCGCAATGATGGTATAACTTGTACTTAAAAGGAATTTTTAGTCATTTTCTCTTTTATAATTGTAGGCTCTTTCACATTATTTTGATATAAGATATACTTAATATATTTTTACGACGTCAGCCCCCCTTATTCTTAAATCCTGGCTCCGCCCCTGCTAGAAACCATTATTGGTGCATCAACAGTCCAATTTTGAATACCTCATGTGCTTTTAGTCCCTATGGTTggtattttttttgttgttttgttcCATATCTGATAAATACCGATTTGAGATGGTAAGTCTCCACAAAACACATACAAGAAGATGGGACAATTTTTTGAAATTTCATTCATGACTTCATAACGGAAATTACATCAATTAAATATGAAGACCCTTAAATAAAAACTAGGAATTAGAAATGGTCATGGACCTTATGCCAACTACTAATCGTAAGCTAAAATTTAGCCACTAATACTGAAAATAAGGAATGACTTAATCAACTTTGACTAACTCCCTTGCAGGTCATTAGTCCTGGAATCGAGCGGGCCTTCGGATGATACGCTTGGGCTTTTGGTGGTCTGCGATTGGACTGTTGTGCTCTGGGCTTGTATCAAATGTCCCCGGCTTTGCAACGAGCTCGTCCTCGAGCGTTGGAATGGTGGTGTCACTGGGCTCGTCCCATTGAGGAAGTGGAGTTGGGATTGGATTTCCATAGGCCTGGCGAAGCAAGGAAACATGAAAGACAGGGTGAATTTTAGCTTCTGGGGGTAACTGTAGACGATAACCAACTTTGCTAATTCGTTCAATGACTTTGAAGGGTCCAAAGTATCGCTTGCTTAATTTCTTTGTATCGCGGGCTACAATGGTCTTTTGGCAATAGTCTCTGAGTCGGACGCAGACCATATCACCCAAGCAAAACACTTTATCGATTCAGTGTGAGTTGGCCAAGGATGTCATGCATTGTTGGGCTCGGCGAAGGTTTTCTTTCAAAACAGTGTGGAGTCGTTGGTGTTCTTTAAGTGCTTCATCGATTGAGGCTGTGGTGGTAGTCCCAGACCGGTAGCGATTGATGTCAGGAACACAGTGGCCGTAAAGGGCCTGGAATGGGGTCATGGCGATGGCGCTATGGTATGATGAATTGTACCATAATTCCACAAGATACAAGAATTTAGACCACATGCGAGGTTCATCACTGGCAAAAGCTCAAAGGTAGTTTTGGAGGCATCGGTTGACAACTTCGGATTGGGCATCGGATTCTGGATGGTACGCAGTGGAGTACTTCAAGGTGGTGCCTAATTGCTTGAAAAGTTCCTTCCAGAATGAGTTGAGAAATATGGAGTCGCGGTCGGAGACTATGCTTTTGGGAATACCGTGGAGCTTATAGATGTGAGTAAGGAATAGGGAAGCTAGGGTGACTGCACCAAAATGAGTGGGTAAGCAATCAAATGGTCAGTTTTAGAGAAGCGATccactattacccatatggttgTTTTTCCTGCAGACAAGGACAAGTTAGTAATAAAATCCATAGTTATGTTTTACCATGCGGTGGAAAGAATGGGTAGAGGTTGAAGGAGCCCATAGGGTTTATGGGTTGGGGTTTTGATTTTTTGATAGGTGGTACAATTCCGAATGAACAGGGTGACGTTTGGTTTAAGTTTGGGCCAAACAAAGGTGGATGAGATGCGTTTGATGGTTGGGAGGATGCTTGAATGACCCCTAAGGGGGGTGCAGGGGTACTCATGGAGTAGTTGTTGGCGAATGGTTGTGCCTTCGGGTATGTAGAGGCAGTGATGGTGGTAGAGTAGCCCATCGTGGACCTGGAAGCTGGTGGGTCCATCTGCTTTGTGCAGTAGTTTTTGTACGAGTGATTTGCCCTGGTTGGTGGTGTAGAAGGTTCGGAGTTCAATCAGCCATGAGGGATCTGTTGTGGATAGTGTGAGCAGTTGTGGTTGGTTGATGCGACTTAGGGCATTTGCAACGATATTTTCTCTTCCGGGCTTGTATAAGATCTCAAAATCATAGCCGAAGAGCTTGGTTTCCCATTTGTATTGTTCAGGGGTCTGAACCACCTGAGAGAGTAAATCTTTGAGACTTTGTTGGTCGATGTATGTGTGGAATTTGCGACCAATTAAACACTGATGCCACTTTTTGACCACCTCCATGATCGCGAAGAGTTCCCAGACGTAAGCAGAGGCTGCCTGCATGCATGGCCATAATCGTTTAATGAAGAAGGCGATAGGGTGGGTTCCCTGGGATAGCACTGACCCAACTGCAATGGTGGATGCATCTGTGGTGACATCGAAGGATCTTGTGAAGTCAGGGAGTGTGAGGGTGGTGAGGGAAGCCATAGCGAGTTTCAGCTGCTGGAACGAAGTCGCGGCCTTGGAGTTCCATTCGAAGGAGTTGGTCCGGAGGAGATAGGTAAGGCCTGCAGGAATGGTGGCGTAGTTCTGGACGAAACGTCGATAGTACCCTGTAAGGCCAAGAAACCCACGTAGCTGTGTTAGATTTTTTTGGTTGTGGCCACTGTTGGATGGACACAATTTTATCTGGATCAGCTTGGATGCCTTGTGAggtgatgatgtgccccaaataACTGATGTTGTCTACAGTAAAAGTGCATTTGGATTGTTTTTCGTTGAAGTGATGTTAAGTCAACTTGAGAAGGACCTGTTCCTAATGGTATTAATGGTGGGTGAGCGATGAGCTGTAGACCAAAATGTCGTCAAAAAAGATGAGAACATACAACTCGTTCATGGTAGCTTGGAATGTAGATGGAGCATCAGAGAGCCCGAAGGGCATAACGagaaactcgtaatggccatcgaTTGTTCTAAAGGTTGTTTTATGGGTATCTTCAAAGGCCACCCGTATTTGGTGATACCCGGCATGCAAGTCAATTTTAGAGAACATGGAGGGACCATGAAGTTCATCCAACAGTTCGTCAATGGTGGGGATGGGAAAACGGTCGATGACGGTGATGGCATTGAGACTACGGTAATCAACACAAAATCTCCAGGTGCCATATTTTTTGTGTACCAAGAGGACTAGGTATGAATAGAGGATTGGTAATAGGGTTACTTATGCCATCGGCTAACATCTCATTGATCAGGGTGGTCATGATTTGTTTTTAGTAGTGAGGGTATCGGTAAGACTTCACATTGACTGGATTGGCCGTAAGGAGAGTAGGTATGTGGTGATCGATTGGGTGAGATGGCGGAAGGAGGTAGAGATATCAAGGATGGTATTGTAGTGGGCCAATAGTGTGGCTATTGTGTGATCTGCGTGGGTAGGGAGTAGTGGATCTGGTAGGGGGAGGTTAGGTTCGAACTGGAAGTATAAAGCGTGGAGAGAAGCGACACTATGTTTGTTAATGCGAGATTGAATGTTGGTGGGAGAGGCTGGGCTTGCAAGGGGTTCTCCTTTTAGGATGATAACTTGTGGGCCTTGTTGAAACATGAGTTGTGGGATAGAAAAGTCAGTGAGGATTGGACCCAAACTGTTTAACCACGCCATGCCCAATATTACATCAGCGCCTTCTGCTGGGAGAATGAAAAAGGGTATGGTAAATAGCGACTTGTTCAGGTGGATTTCTAGGGCAGGACACTTGCCGACGCACTGGAGGTAGTCACCGCTACCAACCATAACCGGAAACGCCGGAATGTTTTCTTGGGGAAGATGCAAGGCTGCAACGATGCGTGGTTGGATAATATTATGGGTGCTGCCAGAGTCGATGAGGATTTTTACTAGGTGGTTGTTGATGTACCCGGTAACTCGCAACTCGCATAGCCTGGGGGGAATTTAAACCATAGAAGGTTGCGGTCGAGAGGGATAGGAATTGGTCTGGCGGTGCCTAGGTGGTGGTGTCGGTAGTGTCAAGAATTGTTGCCTCAGGTTGATGGTCATCATCATTATCCACAATGAGTAGGAATTGAGGAGGGTTACACTTATGTCTCGGGTGATATTTGATTGGGCATCGGAAACATAAGCCTTCTGCATGGAGTTTTTGGAGGGCCTTAAGGGAGAGGCAATTGAAGGGTAGAGCGGGTGGTGATGGAGATGTGACGAGGGGTGGGGTAGTGGTAGGTTTCGTGGTTATGTTTGGGGTGGTGGAAATGGGTGTTGAGCGGCTACTGGAGAAGGATCTGGGAAGTGTGGTGCGTGGTTTAGATGCAAGTTTTTCTTCAATAAGCTTAGCTAAACCGCAAGCTTGGTGGAGGGATGTGGGCCTATAGATGGCGATTTCATTCTGAATATCCTGTTGGAGGACGGAGATGAAACAATTACGAAGTGCCATGGGGTTAAATTGTCGACCTGATTGCTGATTTGTTCGAATTATGCTTGGTAGAATGCCATAGTGGACGTTTGTGTTAATTTGAACAGTTGGGCTTGGTCTTTCGCATATGAAGAGGGCCCAAAACGGATTTCTAAGGCGCGATAGAAATCCGGCCAAGTGGTGAGTAACTCGTTATTAGCAAGGTGTTTGTACCAGCTAAGTACCTCTCCAATAAAGTAAAACACAACAATGGGCAGGCGTTGGTTATTAGGCATGTTATAGAAATCAAAGTACTTGTTAGCGTGGAAAATCCAGTCTAACGGGTTTGAGCCATCGGAATTAGGTAGCAAAATTTTGGGGGAACGAAGGTGTGGATGTAGGGGGTTTGAGGCCTATGATGGGGGATTTTGTTGTTGAATGGTGAGGAGGGTGACGAGAGTGTTCATATTGGTGGTAAGGTATCCAGGTGGTGGTTTGTAGCAGTTGTAAGGTGGACGAGAGCGGTTAGTTGTTCATTGGCATTGAGAGGTTCTTCAGGTGGGTTTTCTGCTTTTGGAGGCATGATAATCGGGATGAAAGCACCAGTTGATAAATACCGATTTGAAATGGTAAGTCTCCACAGAACACAGTCAAGAAGATGGGACAATTTTCTGAAATTTCATTCATGACTTCAAAACGGAAATTACATCAATTAAATATGCAGACTCTTAACTAAAAACTAGGAATTAGAAATGGTCATGGACCTTATGCCAACTACTAATCGTGAGATAATATTTAGCCACTAATACTGAAAATAAGGAATGACTTAATCAACTTTGACTAACTCCCTTGCATGTCATTAGTCCTGGAATTGAGCGAGACTTCGGATGATACGCATAGGCCTTTGGTGGTCTGCGATTGGACTATTATGCTTTGGGCTTGTATCAATATCCCACCTAAAATTAAGAATATATGCTTAACTATTTCTTTTTTAAAGtcttttctctctctatctcCCCTCCGAAGTAACACCCACCCCATTTCCCACTAACTCTCTCATTCCttaaatttctctctctctctatctcactTCATTGTTGCCTGCACGGACCACCACCATCTCCACGCCATCAGACAACCACCGACGTCAGATTGTTATTTGTTTAGCCGAAAACCCCACCGTaccaacatccctcttccaagtctctctctcactctctctctctctctctctctctctttctctctctttctcctagTTTGGAAGAAACCACCACTGACACCATTCTTCATCCTTCGTCGGTGGTTCACATCAATAAATTTTGAGAAAACATTCCAATCTACATCATTAGAGGTATATTTTTAGAGATAGGGTTTTCATGTTCAAGGATTTGGGTTTTTTGGCAGAGATAGATGCTAGTGGTGAACGGTGATGGCAAATGACAAACGAAGGTGGTTGCCGAATCTGTTCTGTAAACCATAGCCCCAACCATGACTTCGATAGATGataatggtgatgaatgatgggGTGGTGGCTCATTAGGCGATAACGGATATGATGGAGAATGCAGGGCCGACGAGATCTGGGATTTCAAATTTGAGTGGGAAAGGCATCTATTAGGAATTTTTAACAGCAAAGCCGATGAACGGTGgtgtgtaacatcctaaaaagtAAGACTAGAAATTTCAGTCTGATAATAGTAAAACCATCATCCAAAAAATGTTATTTAAACCATAAAAAGGTAAATCATAGTATGTCAATACTCTTCCAAGTACATCAAATCACAAAATGCGGAACAACGTGGTTTGTGCAATGCGATCATCCCAAGCCCTACCCCTTCgatctggaagtacctgaaacataaactaaaaagtgtaagcacgaagcttagtgagtttcctaaaatacctcataccatgcataTTAAAC includes:
- the LOC111920344 gene encoding probable leucine-rich repeat receptor-like protein kinase At1g35710; translated protein: MSSSYFLFFSLTLLFITVLSPVPNFASASVEEGDALLKWKETLQVPNNSLLSSWIPLPMNSSASIPCTSWFGVVCNADESIQKLNLTSSGLRGTLQEISFFLLQNLTHFDLRVNSFFGPIPPQIRLLSKLIYLDFSQNQFSGEIPPEIGSMVSLEFLYLYSNNLSSSIPSSLGALTSLNVLSLYQNQLSGLIPSSLGNLSNLQSLYVAENNLFGPIPNELGNLKSLTILVMAMNQLSGYIPSSLANLSNLNRLNVAHNKLSGPIPIELGKLKSLTRLLVSNNTLSGSIPSSIGNLSNLQFLFLDQNELSGPIPIELGNLKALTNFQVSQNLLNGSIPSSLENLSNLECMFLQRNNFSGLIPNELGNLKSLTDLVISKNQLSGSIPLSLSNLSNLQILYLDVNRLSGPIPTGLGNLKSLTDLDISNNKLRGSIPPEFANSTRLQRLDLSSNQLVGEIPKEFGKMKSMLNLYLSNNQLSGIIPLELGSFHELLVLDLSTNRLNGSITRSIGQWAQINYMNLSNNKLGGKIPSEIGKLVHLEKLDLSRNLFTQEIPSEVQSLQTLQKLDLSHNRLSGSIPNTFTNLHGGIDIDLSYNELTGPVPPSPNLLNASVQGNPGLCGNVTGVKLCTSQITKKKNDPFRQKLILVIMLPLIGVVLLCLFTYGLIAYRQRWKKSPRKPLEEESGDYFHITSFDGKVVYDDILKATNDFNEDYCIGTGGYGIVYKAKLQPDNVVAVKKLHSSSENVDHSGFLNEVRALTNIRHRNIVKLYGYCSHARNSILIYEYLENGSLGSILKSDVLAKELDWLTRVNIVKGVANGLAYMHHDCSPPIVHRDISISNILLDSDYEARISDFGTSKLLKLDSSNWTAVAGTYGYIAPELAYTMVANEKCDVYSFGVVALEVVMGKHPGELITSLPTLSDDHLVLANVGDSRIPPPSSQVEKDVMLVLRVSRACLNSNPHERPTMHQVSNLLMKA